The Haloferax volcanii DS2 DNA segment TATCTCGTCGCCGATGCTGTACGGTTGGGTGAACAGGAGATACGTCCCCGCCGCGCCCGAGCGAAGGAGGTCGCGGAACGCGACGGCACCGAACACGATGAGTCCCAGCAGGTACGCCCCGAGGAGGACGATGAGCGCGAGCGTGGCGACGCGGACCTGCGAGAGCGCGACGAGCGTGGCGAGAAAGAAGACGGTGTATTTCGCGAGCGCCGGGAGGATGTTCACCTGCGGGAGTTTGACCGCGCGGAGTCGCTCGGCGACGAGCAGTTCGACCTTGTCGCCGACGACGACCCCGATGATGAGGACCAGAATGGCGATGAACAACTGCGGGAGGATGGCGATGACGAGCCCCCAAAACCGGTCGGCGTAGTTGACCCCGGCGAACGAGAGGGTGGCGAAGATGCTGATGCCGAGGACGAAATACCGCGTCAGCCACGACAGGATTTCGACCGTCGAGGTGTCGAAGTCGCGGGCGGTCCGCTCGAACGCGGTCCCCTCGATGGCCTCCGGGACGCCGACGCTGACGAGCAGCCGATGGACGAGCGTCCCCGCGACGTACGCGAGCACCAGCCCGAGGAGGAGGATGGCGAGCACGCCGAGAAACCGGAGGCCGGCGATTCTGACGATGTCGTCGACGACGCCGCCGACCGTCTGAAGCGGGGCGGCGGACGCGGACGCGGATGCGGATGCGGACGCGGATGTGAGTGCGGCTGTGGACGCGGAACCGACCGACGAGTGGATGAGGGACGCCGAAGCGAACCCCGGCATCTCAGTACGCCTCCGGGTCGATTTCGAGAATCATCTTGCCGCCCTTGAACGCCCGGACGAGCCCGTCGGACTCCGAGAGGACGATGGCCGTGGCGTTGGTGTCGCGGGTGATAGCGCCGCCGGCCATGTGGCGCGCGCCCAGCCCCTTCGGGATGTCGACGCCCTCCGCCGAGGGTTCGAGGTAGCGGTACGCCGAGACGATTTTCCCCGAGTCGGAGATGACGAACGCGCCGTCGAGCCGCGAGAACTCCTTGAGCATCACGTTGACGATGGGGTCGCCGACGTAGACGTGGGATTTCTCGAAGGGGTTGTACGACAGCGGCCGCGACTTGTTCATCACCTTGCCCGCGTCACCGACGATGAACAGCGCGCCGACGGGTTCGCCCTTCTGCCCTTTCTTGCCCAGTTCGATGGCCACCTCGAACACGTCGCGGATGACGCCGGGGTCCGCCCGCGAGTTCGCAAAGAGGTCGTAGATGCCCGACCGCATGTTCTCCTCGACGCGGACGCGGACGAGCGAGTCCGGGTCGCCGCCGAAGGTGCCGACGTTGCAGGCGATGGTGTCGCCGGCCTCGACGATGCTCTGTTCCATCGCGCCTTCGACGCCGAAGCGGATGCGGTCTTTGACGTTCTGGAACTGCAGGGGCAACTCCACGAACGTCTCTGCTTCGACCGTGTTCTCCGGCGCGATGACCACCGTCGGAACGTCCGTCTCGGCGAACTGCTCGTAGTGGGAGCTGCTCGGCGTGAACAGAAACAACCCATCGACGTCCGCCACGAGGTCGCCCAATAATTCGGATAACGCCGCCATTGGTGGAGAGAGACACCGGGTGAGAAAAAGGGTTGTGTCGCGTCTGACGCGTGGCGTGCGCGATTCGGCCGGTCGAAACCGGCGACTGAGTCTCCCGGAAGGGGGTCGAACGGGACCTACTGCCCCAGAATCGGGGCTCTGAGCGCGGCGACTTCGTCGAGAATCGCGTCGGCGTCTTCCGGGGCGACGCCGTTTTCGTCGAGCGCGGCCGCGAGGTGCTCGGCGATGGCGTCAAAGTCCTCACCGGAGAGGTCGAGGTGGTCGTGGGCCGCCCGCATATCGGCCCCGTCGTACTCGACGGGACCGCCCGCGACGGCGCTGATGAGCTTGACCTGATGGGCGCGCTGTTCGACCATGTCGATGTCGTCAAAGTAGTGGGCGACCGAATCGTCCGCGAGGACGCGGTCGTAGAAGTCCGAGACGACTGCTTCGACGGCCTCACGGCCGCCGATGCGAGCGTAGAGTGACTGCGCAGGCATTCGTCGGGGAGTTGGACACCACGAGGGTAAGGTTTCCTCCGAACGTATGCGGGGTGTTTAAGAGTGGATTGGAAGTTGAAGTGGGAGTACGTGAAGTTCCGGTAGTTCTGTTTGAATTCTCCGGAGATGGGTCTGAGTCCGTAGAATCAAGATACTACGTCGAGTTCCGGGATACGACCGGGGAAAATTTATAGCACAGTTGTCAGTATCTCGGGCGTGAACACTACGGCGAGATTCGCTGTTATCGCGGGGGTTGCTCTCATCCTCTCGGCACTGATTTACACCCCACTGTTTACGCCGGGTCCCTTTCGCCTCTCTGACTATTTCCGACTCGAACTCGTCGTTTACATGGCAATCGGGTGGATATTCCTCGTTGTCACGTTCGCAGCCACGGAAGACGGATAGCACTGTCCAGTACGCGAAACGCGCGGGACAGGGTTCGAACCGCGGTCGCAACGCGTCGCGTTGCTCCCTGATTCGAACCCTTCCGTTGCGATTTTCGTCCTCGCTGTCGCTCACGGCTTCGCCGTTCGCGTCCGCGTCGGACAGAAAATGCGCGGGACAGGGTTCGAACCTGCGAAGGTCTACACCACAGCGTCCTAAGCGCTGCGCCTTTGGCCACTTGGCTACCCGCGCGCAATCGGGCGACGCCCGCCCTTCGACCGCACATTTCCCGCAACGATATATAAACGTCACGAGCGCCCGCCGCGGGGATTATGCTCCCGCGGCCGCAACGACGACCATGTACAGCGCCCGAGACCAGCGAGACAACCGGGAGTGGCTGGCCCGCATCGACGCCGCCGCCGACGGCCTCGAACTCGGTAGCGAGGCCCGCTCGTACGCCTCGGACATGTTTCTCACCCAGTTGCCCGACGAGGAGCGCTCCAAACAGGCCGTCGCCGCCGCCAGCCTCTACGCCGGCGCGCTCATCGCCGGCGAGGAGCGCTCCCAGACCGCCGTCGCCGAGTCGATGGACGTGTCGCGGCTCAGCATCCAACAGCGCTGGAAGGACCTCCTCCGGGAGGCCGGCTTCCGACCGCCGAGCTGGTAGTTTGGAGGCGCTCACTCCGAGGAGCGCGCGGGAGCCATCCGACGAGTCAGGACCGCGTAGTCACCGCGGTGGCGAGGACGCCGGCGGCGACGGCCGGAATACCGACGAAAAGCGAGAAGAAGATCCACCGCGAGGCCACCTCGGTGACGGCGATGCCGACGACGAGCGCGGCGACGACGCCGACGGCGAAACTGGCGAAACGCGCGTGTCGCATGGGGGAGCGTACGACCGTGACAGTGAAAACTATTCGTCGCTCGGGGGCGTCCGACCGCGGCCCTCGCGGTCGGGCGTGAGGTTGCCGTGGCGGTCGATTTCGCCGGAGACGATGCGCGTCGAGGAGATGCGCTCGCCGTCCTCGGCGGGGACGTGTTCGACGACCTCGATACGGAGGGGTTTGAGGCCCTTTTCTTCGCGAATCTCGTTGACGCGCTCGCCGCCACCCCGCGTCTCGGGCGAGACGATGAGCACGTCGAAGCCTTCCTCGGTCGCGATGCCGGTCGGTTTGTCGAGTTCGCGGACCTCGAACTCGCGGTCGTACTCCTCGGCGAGCGGTCGGAGTTCGGCTTCGAGGTCGGCCTTGCGGTCGTCGAAGGGCCGGACGTAGCGGTCGACGTGTCGCGTCTTCGGCGCGAGTTCGTCGCTCGTGAGTCCGACCGTGACAGCACCCAATTCGAACGCCCGCTCGAACAGCGCGAGATGTCCATCGTGGACAGGGTCGAACGTCCCGCCCAACGCGACGTGCATACTCTCGGGGTGGGTACGGCGCGACTTAAGCGGGTCGGGTTAGCCTAACGGCCCAACGCCCGCGGCCATCGGGGGCTCCGAGGGTGCGCGAATCGTCGCAGCAGTCGGGACGCCGCGCTACTCCTCGCGGACCGTAATCGTGACCGGTTCGGTCTCGTCGGAGCGGTCGGTGCCGAGGTGTCGGTCGAGGTTGAACACGGCGTTCAACTGCGCCTGCACCTGTCCGGAGACGCCCTTCACGAGGTCGCTCGGCGCGATGGCGACGTACTCGTAGGGGTTGTTGCCCGCCCCGGAACTCTTCCGCTTGCGGCGCTCGACCGTCTCGTCGTCCGCGAGCTCGGCCAGCGCCTCCCGAACCGTACTGGGGTAGAGGCCGGTCCCCTCGGCGACTTCCTCGCTCGTCGAATGTGGGTGCTGTCGGAGGTGGACGTAGATTCGCGCGCGGGTCTCGGTGTCGAGAATCCACGCGAGCAGGTCCACCAACCCGTCGTCGAACTCGGAGACGGCGCAGTCGGCCGCGCCGCCCGAGTCGTCTTCGTCCGTCGACTCCGCGCTCCCCTCTGTGCTCTGGTCCGCAGACATTTGTGCTACGGCAAAGGTCAAAACTGGGGCGCTAAAAAATGTTTCCTGTCGCGCGTCGGCGTGCGAG contains these protein-coding regions:
- a CDS encoding mechanosensitive ion channel domain-containing protein, which translates into the protein MPGFASASLIHSSVGSASTAALTSASASASASASAAPLQTVGGVVDDIVRIAGLRFLGVLAILLLGLVLAYVAGTLVHRLLVSVGVPEAIEGTAFERTARDFDTSTVEILSWLTRYFVLGISIFATLSFAGVNYADRFWGLVIAILPQLFIAILVLIIGVVVGDKVELLVAERLRAVKLPQVNILPALAKYTVFFLATLVALSQVRVATLALIVLLGAYLLGLIVFGAVAFRDLLRSGAAGTYLLFTQPYSIGDEIVVGEVRGVVQEFDMFVTHVESEDTEFVIPNARVLDKGVGRVR
- the dacZ gene encoding diadenylate cyclase, with the protein product MAALSELLGDLVADVDGLFLFTPSSSHYEQFAETDVPTVVIAPENTVEAETFVELPLQFQNVKDRIRFGVEGAMEQSIVEAGDTIACNVGTFGGDPDSLVRVRVEENMRSGIYDLFANSRADPGVIRDVFEVAIELGKKGQKGEPVGALFIVGDAGKVMNKSRPLSYNPFEKSHVYVGDPIVNVMLKEFSRLDGAFVISDSGKIVSAYRYLEPSAEGVDIPKGLGARHMAGGAITRDTNATAIVLSESDGLVRAFKGGKMILEIDPEAY
- a CDS encoding group I truncated hemoglobin, whose product is MPAQSLYARIGGREAVEAVVSDFYDRVLADDSVAHYFDDIDMVEQRAHQVKLISAVAGGPVEYDGADMRAAHDHLDLSGEDFDAIAEHLAAALDENGVAPEDADAILDEVAALRAPILGQ
- a CDS encoding cyclin family protein, yielding MYSARDQRDNREWLARIDAAADGLELGSEARSYASDMFLTQLPDEERSKQAVAAASLYAGALIAGEERSQTAVAESMDVSRLSIQQRWKDLLREAGFRPPSW
- a CDS encoding phosphopantetheine adenylyltransferase, which encodes MHVALGGTFDPVHDGHLALFERAFELGAVTVGLTSDELAPKTRHVDRYVRPFDDRKADLEAELRPLAEEYDREFEVRELDKPTGIATEEGFDVLIVSPETRGGGERVNEIREEKGLKPLRIEVVEHVPAEDGERISSTRIVSGEIDRHGNLTPDREGRGRTPPSDE
- a CDS encoding winged helix-turn-helix domain-containing protein; this encodes MSADQSTEGSAESTDEDDSGGAADCAVSEFDDGLVDLLAWILDTETRARIYVHLRQHPHSTSEEVAEGTGLYPSTVREALAELADDETVERRKRKSSGAGNNPYEYVAIAPSDLVKGVSGQVQAQLNAVFNLDRHLGTDRSDETEPVTITVREE